A genomic window from Labeo rohita strain BAU-BD-2019 chromosome 6, IGBB_LRoh.1.0, whole genome shotgun sequence includes:
- the atg4b gene encoding cysteine protease ATG4B isoform X3 has protein sequence MLRCGQMILGQALICRHLGRDWRWSPGQRQRPEYISILNAFIDKKDSYYSIHQIAQMGVGEGKSIGQWYGPNTVAQVLKKLAVFDSWSRLAVHVAMDNTVVIEEIKRLCMPWLDFDRGACAISEEPREMNGDLEGACALAEEETALWKPLVLLIPLRLGLSDINEAYIEPLKQCFMMPQSLGVIGGKPNSAHYFIGFVGDELIFLDPHTTQPAVDPNEDGQFPDDSYHCQHPPCRMHICELDPSIAAGFFCQTEDDFDDWCAQIRKVSNCRGLPMFELVDSQPSHLITADVLNLTPDFSDSDRLERFFDSEDEEFEILSL, from the exons ATGCTTCGATGTGGACAGATGATTCTTGGGCAGGCCTTGATCTGCAGGCATCTAGGTAGAG acTGGAGATGGAGTCCAGGTCAGCGGCAGAGACCAGAATATATCAGCATTCTCAATGCCTTCATTGACAAGAAGGACAGCTATTATTCCATCCATCAAATAG CTCAAATGGGTGTTGGTGAAGGCAAGTCTATAGGGCAATGGTATGGTCCAAATACAGTGGCACAGGTACTCAA GAAACTGGCAGTTTTTGACTCCTGGAGCCGACTGGCAGTTCATGTAGCTATGGACAATACTGTGGTCATAGAGGAAATCA AGAGGTTGTGTATGCCGTGGCTGGATTTCGACAGGGGTGCATGTGCGATTTCTGAAGAGCCTCGGGAAATGAATGGCGATCTGGAGGGGGCTTGTGCTTTGGCAGAAGAGGAGACGGCTCTGTGGAAACCCCTTGTTCTGCTCATTCCACTAAGACTGGGCCTCAGTGACATCAACGAAGCCTATATTGAACCACTCAAG CAATGCTTCATGATGCCTCAGTCTTTAGGAGTAATAGGTGGAAAGCCAAACAGCGCTCACTACTTCATTGGCTTCGTAG GTGATGAGCTTATTTTTCTAGACCCCCATACCACTCAACCAGCTGTGGACCCAAACGAGGATGGTCAGTTCCCTGATGACTCCTACCACTGCCAGCACCCTCCCTGCCGAATGCACATCTGTGAGCTTGACCCCTCCATTGCTGCT GGCTTCTTCTGTCAAACAGAGGATGATTTTGATGACTGGTGTGCACAGATTCGTAAG GTTTCAAACTGTAGAGGTCTTCCAATGTTTGAACTGGTAGACAGTCAGCCATCTCATCTAATTACCGCAGATGTACTTAATCTCACTCCAG ACTTCTCAGATTCAGACCGGCTCGAACGCTTCTTTGATTCTGAGGATGAAGAATTTGAAATCCTGTCTTTGTGA
- the dtymk gene encoding thymidylate kinase isoform X2 — MGWHVAVYVYKHQTTFLFVRDDVLLVFLRVMSCRRGALIVLEGVDRAGKTTQCHKLVQALQQSGRAAEMMRFPDRTTKIGKLISSYLEKKSNLEDHTVHLLFSANRWEMVPLIKQKLEQGINLVVDRYAFSGVAFTSAKPGFSLEWCMNPDVGLPKPDLVMFLQLNPNMAANRGEYGIERYETSAFQRTVHQRFEQLMQDSSVNWKVIDAARTIEEVHKDIKLLSEDIISLAENQPVGELWR; from the exons atgGGATGGCACGTTGCTGTATACGTATATAAACATCAGACGACATTTCTTTTCGTGAGGGATGACGTGCTGTTAG tgtttttaagaGTCATGTCTTGCAGAAGAGGAGCTTTAATTGTTCTGGAGGGAGTAGACAGAGCCGGGAAAACTACGCAATGTCACAAACTTGTGCAGGCTTTACAGCAGAGCGGACGAGCTGCAGAAATGATGCGATTTCCAG ACAGAACTACTAAAATTGGTAAGCTGATCAGTTCATACCTGGAGAAGAAGAGTAATCTGGAGGATCATACTGTTCACCTGCTGTTTTCTGCAAACCGATGGGAAATGGT gccTCTGATTAAACAGAAGTTGGAACAAGGAATCAATCTAGTGGTGGACCGCTATGCGTTTTCTGGAGTTGCTTTCACTAGTGCCAAGCCT GGCTTCTCTCTGGAGTGGTGCATGAATCCAGATGTGGGACTTCCAAAACCGGACCTGGTGATGTTTTTGCAGCTCAATCCCAATATGGCAGCAAACCGTGGAGAATATGGAATTGAACGGTATGAGACGAGCGCTTTCCAACGCACAGTTCATCAAAGATTTGAACAGCTCATGCAGGATTCCTCAGTCAACTGGAAg GTAATCGATGCTGCAAGGACCATAGAAGAGGTGCACAAAGATATTAAGCTTTTGAGTGAAGACATCATCAGTTTAGCCGAGAATCAGCCAGTCGGAGAGCTGTGGAGGTGA
- the atg4b gene encoding cysteine protease ATG4B isoform X2 yields MDAATLTYDSLRFGEIEDFPETSEPVWILGQQFSALTEKDEILADVTSRLWLTYRKNFQPIGGTGPTSDTGWGCMLRCGQMILGQALICRHLGRDWRWSPGQRQRPEYISILNAFIDKKDSYYSIHQIAQMGVGEGKSIGQWYGPNTVAQVLKKLAVFDSWSRLAVHVAMDNTVVIEEIKRLCMPWLDFDRGACAISEEPREMNGDLEGACALAEEETALWKPLVLLIPLRLGLSDINEAYIEPLKQCFMMPQSLGVIGGKPNSAHYFIGFVGDELIFLDPHTTQPAVDPNEDGQFPDDSYHCQHPPCRMHICELDPSIAAGFFCQTEDDFDDWCAQIRKVSNCRGLPMFELVDSQPSHLITADVLNLTPDFSDSDRLERFFDSEDEEFEILSL; encoded by the exons ATGGATGCAG CTACTCTCACATACGACTCATTGCGCTTTGGAGAGATCGAAGATTTCCCAGAGACCTCGGAGCCTGTCTGGATTTTGGGACAGCAGTTCAGTGCTCTAACAG AGAAGGATGAGATCCTGGCAGACGTAACTTCACGTTTGTGGCTCACGTACAGAAAGAACTTCCAGCCAATTG GTGGCACTGGGCCCACTTCAGACACCGGCTGGGGCTGCATGCTTCGATGTGGACAGATGATTCTTGGGCAGGCCTTGATCTGCAGGCATCTAGGTAGAG acTGGAGATGGAGTCCAGGTCAGCGGCAGAGACCAGAATATATCAGCATTCTCAATGCCTTCATTGACAAGAAGGACAGCTATTATTCCATCCATCAAATAG CTCAAATGGGTGTTGGTGAAGGCAAGTCTATAGGGCAATGGTATGGTCCAAATACAGTGGCACAGGTACTCAA GAAACTGGCAGTTTTTGACTCCTGGAGCCGACTGGCAGTTCATGTAGCTATGGACAATACTGTGGTCATAGAGGAAATCA AGAGGTTGTGTATGCCGTGGCTGGATTTCGACAGGGGTGCATGTGCGATTTCTGAAGAGCCTCGGGAAATGAATGGCGATCTGGAGGGGGCTTGTGCTTTGGCAGAAGAGGAGACGGCTCTGTGGAAACCCCTTGTTCTGCTCATTCCACTAAGACTGGGCCTCAGTGACATCAACGAAGCCTATATTGAACCACTCAAG CAATGCTTCATGATGCCTCAGTCTTTAGGAGTAATAGGTGGAAAGCCAAACAGCGCTCACTACTTCATTGGCTTCGTAG GTGATGAGCTTATTTTTCTAGACCCCCATACCACTCAACCAGCTGTGGACCCAAACGAGGATGGTCAGTTCCCTGATGACTCCTACCACTGCCAGCACCCTCCCTGCCGAATGCACATCTGTGAGCTTGACCCCTCCATTGCTGCT GGCTTCTTCTGTCAAACAGAGGATGATTTTGATGACTGGTGTGCACAGATTCGTAAG GTTTCAAACTGTAGAGGTCTTCCAATGTTTGAACTGGTAGACAGTCAGCCATCTCATCTAATTACCGCAGATGTACTTAATCTCACTCCAG ACTTCTCAGATTCAGACCGGCTCGAACGCTTCTTTGATTCTGAGGATGAAGAATTTGAAATCCTGTCTTTGTGA
- the dtymk gene encoding thymidylate kinase isoform X1: MGWHVAVYVYKHQTTFLFVRDDVLLVFLRVMSCRRGALIVLEGVDRAGKTTQCHKLVQALQQSGRAAEMMRFPDRTTKIGKLISSYLEKKSNLEDHTVHLLFSANRWEMVPLIKQKLEQGINLVVDRYAFSGVAFTSAKPGFSLEWCMNPDVGLPKPDLVMFLQLNPNMAANRGEYGIERYETSAFQRTVHQRFEQLMQDSSVNWKVIDAARTIEEVHKDIKLLSEDIISLAENQPVGELWRILDL; the protein is encoded by the exons atgGGATGGCACGTTGCTGTATACGTATATAAACATCAGACGACATTTCTTTTCGTGAGGGATGACGTGCTGTTAG tgtttttaagaGTCATGTCTTGCAGAAGAGGAGCTTTAATTGTTCTGGAGGGAGTAGACAGAGCCGGGAAAACTACGCAATGTCACAAACTTGTGCAGGCTTTACAGCAGAGCGGACGAGCTGCAGAAATGATGCGATTTCCAG ACAGAACTACTAAAATTGGTAAGCTGATCAGTTCATACCTGGAGAAGAAGAGTAATCTGGAGGATCATACTGTTCACCTGCTGTTTTCTGCAAACCGATGGGAAATGGT gccTCTGATTAAACAGAAGTTGGAACAAGGAATCAATCTAGTGGTGGACCGCTATGCGTTTTCTGGAGTTGCTTTCACTAGTGCCAAGCCT GGCTTCTCTCTGGAGTGGTGCATGAATCCAGATGTGGGACTTCCAAAACCGGACCTGGTGATGTTTTTGCAGCTCAATCCCAATATGGCAGCAAACCGTGGAGAATATGGAATTGAACGGTATGAGACGAGCGCTTTCCAACGCACAGTTCATCAAAGATTTGAACAGCTCATGCAGGATTCCTCAGTCAACTGGAAg GTAATCGATGCTGCAAGGACCATAGAAGAGGTGCACAAAGATATTAAGCTTTTGAGTGAAGACATCATCAGTTTAGCCGAGAATCAGCCAGTCGGAGAGCTGTGGAG AATTCTGGATCTATGA
- the atg4b gene encoding cysteine protease ATG4B isoform X1, with product MKLLKSKILLSSTKYAPVIGEAASTVWEFVVKYATLTYDSLRFGEIEDFPETSEPVWILGQQFSALTEKDEILADVTSRLWLTYRKNFQPIGGTGPTSDTGWGCMLRCGQMILGQALICRHLGRDWRWSPGQRQRPEYISILNAFIDKKDSYYSIHQIAQMGVGEGKSIGQWYGPNTVAQVLKKLAVFDSWSRLAVHVAMDNTVVIEEIKRLCMPWLDFDRGACAISEEPREMNGDLEGACALAEEETALWKPLVLLIPLRLGLSDINEAYIEPLKQCFMMPQSLGVIGGKPNSAHYFIGFVGDELIFLDPHTTQPAVDPNEDGQFPDDSYHCQHPPCRMHICELDPSIAAGFFCQTEDDFDDWCAQIRKVSNCRGLPMFELVDSQPSHLITADVLNLTPDFSDSDRLERFFDSEDEEFEILSL from the exons ATGAAATTGTTAAAAAGCAAAATTCTTCTATCGTCAACCAAGTACGCGCCTGTTATTGGAGAGGCGGCCTCTACAGTTTGGGAATTTGTCGTTAAATATG CTACTCTCACATACGACTCATTGCGCTTTGGAGAGATCGAAGATTTCCCAGAGACCTCGGAGCCTGTCTGGATTTTGGGACAGCAGTTCAGTGCTCTAACAG AGAAGGATGAGATCCTGGCAGACGTAACTTCACGTTTGTGGCTCACGTACAGAAAGAACTTCCAGCCAATTG GTGGCACTGGGCCCACTTCAGACACCGGCTGGGGCTGCATGCTTCGATGTGGACAGATGATTCTTGGGCAGGCCTTGATCTGCAGGCATCTAGGTAGAG acTGGAGATGGAGTCCAGGTCAGCGGCAGAGACCAGAATATATCAGCATTCTCAATGCCTTCATTGACAAGAAGGACAGCTATTATTCCATCCATCAAATAG CTCAAATGGGTGTTGGTGAAGGCAAGTCTATAGGGCAATGGTATGGTCCAAATACAGTGGCACAGGTACTCAA GAAACTGGCAGTTTTTGACTCCTGGAGCCGACTGGCAGTTCATGTAGCTATGGACAATACTGTGGTCATAGAGGAAATCA AGAGGTTGTGTATGCCGTGGCTGGATTTCGACAGGGGTGCATGTGCGATTTCTGAAGAGCCTCGGGAAATGAATGGCGATCTGGAGGGGGCTTGTGCTTTGGCAGAAGAGGAGACGGCTCTGTGGAAACCCCTTGTTCTGCTCATTCCACTAAGACTGGGCCTCAGTGACATCAACGAAGCCTATATTGAACCACTCAAG CAATGCTTCATGATGCCTCAGTCTTTAGGAGTAATAGGTGGAAAGCCAAACAGCGCTCACTACTTCATTGGCTTCGTAG GTGATGAGCTTATTTTTCTAGACCCCCATACCACTCAACCAGCTGTGGACCCAAACGAGGATGGTCAGTTCCCTGATGACTCCTACCACTGCCAGCACCCTCCCTGCCGAATGCACATCTGTGAGCTTGACCCCTCCATTGCTGCT GGCTTCTTCTGTCAAACAGAGGATGATTTTGATGACTGGTGTGCACAGATTCGTAAG GTTTCAAACTGTAGAGGTCTTCCAATGTTTGAACTGGTAGACAGTCAGCCATCTCATCTAATTACCGCAGATGTACTTAATCTCACTCCAG ACTTCTCAGATTCAGACCGGCTCGAACGCTTCTTTGATTCTGAGGATGAAGAATTTGAAATCCTGTCTTTGTGA
- the dtymk gene encoding thymidylate kinase isoform X3 has protein sequence MSCRRGALIVLEGVDRAGKTTQCHKLVQALQQSGRAAEMMRFPDRTTKIGKLISSYLEKKSNLEDHTVHLLFSANRWEMVPLIKQKLEQGINLVVDRYAFSGVAFTSAKPGFSLEWCMNPDVGLPKPDLVMFLQLNPNMAANRGEYGIERYETSAFQRTVHQRFEQLMQDSSVNWKVIDAARTIEEVHKDIKLLSEDIISLAENQPVGELWRILDL, from the exons ATGTCTTGCAGAAGAGGAGCTTTAATTGTTCTGGAGGGAGTAGACAGAGCCGGGAAAACTACGCAATGTCACAAACTTGTGCAGGCTTTACAGCAGAGCGGACGAGCTGCAGAAATGATGCGATTTCCAG ACAGAACTACTAAAATTGGTAAGCTGATCAGTTCATACCTGGAGAAGAAGAGTAATCTGGAGGATCATACTGTTCACCTGCTGTTTTCTGCAAACCGATGGGAAATGGT gccTCTGATTAAACAGAAGTTGGAACAAGGAATCAATCTAGTGGTGGACCGCTATGCGTTTTCTGGAGTTGCTTTCACTAGTGCCAAGCCT GGCTTCTCTCTGGAGTGGTGCATGAATCCAGATGTGGGACTTCCAAAACCGGACCTGGTGATGTTTTTGCAGCTCAATCCCAATATGGCAGCAAACCGTGGAGAATATGGAATTGAACGGTATGAGACGAGCGCTTTCCAACGCACAGTTCATCAAAGATTTGAACAGCTCATGCAGGATTCCTCAGTCAACTGGAAg GTAATCGATGCTGCAAGGACCATAGAAGAGGTGCACAAAGATATTAAGCTTTTGAGTGAAGACATCATCAGTTTAGCCGAGAATCAGCCAGTCGGAGAGCTGTGGAG AATTCTGGATCTATGA